TCTCAATTCCGCGCTCCACCTTTTTCTGCGCGGCATGCATGGGTGTCAGAAAAAGATGAATCTGTCCAGCGTGTTTGGTGCTGCGACCTATAGCGGAGAGCAGCAATGGACGACTGGTGATGGCTTCTCTCCGTGACCCCGGAAAAGCCAGTCGGGAATACCAGCTCCACCAGTTGTAGACCAGCCCCACGGCACGCGCGGAGAGCCGACAACGGGCCAGATCACGAGTGGTGTACCCGCCCCATCCCCACTGGTTCTTGAGTTCGTCAAAACCGTTCTCCGCATCGGCCCGGTCGCGGTACAACTGCGCGATACTCAGAATGCCTTCTTGGATATCCGTCACCAGTACGGCGTATTCGTAGACCTTGGTCTGGCGACGGTCCACGAAAGCAAATTCCAGCTGGCCTTGATGTTCCTGGGTGGCGATTAGATGGTCTTTGAGTAGGCGACGGAGAATGACTACCCGGCGGCTCTGCTGCCACCCGGCCAGTTGAATCGTGTCTTCGCGGCCTTCCCAGCCTTGTCCTGCATCCGCCCAGTCACGGCGGGTAAATTCCCGCTGTAACAGGCGCTTGACCCGGGGCGATTGACGCAATTTGAAGAGATAGGACTGCTGCCGCGCTTCCATCTCGCGGATAACCGCATCATTGCCAAAGCCACAGTCGCCACGGACCAGATAAGGACGCTGTTCGGCACTCAGGGTGTCCAGTACGCGGTTCAGCCCCGGTTGGGCATGGTTGGAGGCCGTGGTGTTGCCGGCTGTCACTTCTACATCCAGCAATAGCCGCAGATTACCGACCCAGTACGCATGATAGGCATGGGATGGACGCCCCGGTTTGTGCGGATTGTAGCCTACTTCAGCCCCTTGCTGATGCCCGAATAACGTTTTGATGGTGGTGTCGATATCAAGAATCCAAGGCGTGTCACAGGCTGCCTTTGCGCTTTTGAACAAGTGCTTGCGCATCCATTCGGTGCCTTCGCCTTCGGGGATTTTACCCAGCGCCCGGCGCAGGGCGTCTTCGCTGACGATCTTGCTCATCCCCAGAATCTGCGGACTGACACCATCACTGCGTAATCCAGTGACATGTGCATAGCGTCGGTGACCCGCCAGTATGGAGAGATCCCAAGTGCCCAATACATCGCGCTTCTTGGGTGCGTTGGGGCTGTTATAGATCAAGGGACATTCTTCTACCCAAGCATCAAACAAACCACTGACTTTCTGAAACTCGGCAAAGAACACCAACTGGCCAAAGGGAGTGGCTGCCGATTCCTTATCCCAGGATACCTGAACACGACCGCCCATCGTATCCACAATCATGCTCTGTATAGCCTCAGGAATGGGCTTTTGGGGCCGCTTAGTGCGTTCACCCATTGGGTGAGCCTCCAACACAGGGGAAAAATCAATCCTATCAGAGGAATCCTGCCAAATCAGCAGGGGTAACTGCCGAATTTAGGTTTATGCGGATGGGCAGTCGTCCATTCTTTTCCCATGGAACGCTAACGGGTTATCCATGATAAAAGCGGACATGACCACCCTATTTAAAGGGAGGCTGCCGCAGGCAGGACGCACCGTTGGTTTGCCTGGTTTCTGGCATGGTATTGGGATACTTACCATGACCGCATTAGCCATTACCGGTGTGCTTATTTTCCTCGTAATACCCGGTGGGCGCGGCGCATCCTCGTCCCCTGCTGGAGCCGCTGCTTTTACCACGCTTTCTGGCATCCATAGATACATTTCTTATATGGCATGGGTTTATTGGATTGGTCACGTTTCAGCAGCTATTCTCCATCAAGTAAAGGGTGATCCTGTCTTTCGTGCAATTTTTATTGGTACAATAAAGGCTGCAAATGATAGGCGTTAGCTGGTCCCATGGGGACTGGATCTACCCACTCGATCTGACGATGGACCCGATATTTGTTAAATTTTTAGTGCGGAAGTGGCGTTTCAGCTTGCAATTCTTGATGTATTTTATTGGAGAACCATTTGTGATGCTTCGTTGTCTTAGGCTTTGAGTTAATTTTGTTTCCAACAAACATATAAGGAGAACAAGTATGGCCGCAGTGCAAAACGTGCTGGAGCGACGGGAACGTCGCTCTATTTTCGCCTTGGCCGGGATTTTCGGTCTGCGTCTTTTAGGTTTGTTCCTGGTATTACCGGTCTTCTCTGTCTATGCCCATGGATTGCATGGGGCTATGGAGCATCCGGCCCTTATCGGCATCGCCTTGGGCGCCTACGGTTTGACCCAGGCGATGTTCCAGATTCCCTTTGGCAAACTGTCCGATAAATGGGGGCGGAAACCAGTCATCGCCGCTGGATTGGTAATCTTCGCTATTGGCAGCGTCATCGCCGCCCAGGCCACCAGTATTGAATGGCTGCTGGTAGGGCGCATCGTTCAGGGAGCCGGAGCGGTGGCCGCCGCCATCATCGCATTGACCGCCGACCTGGTGCGTGAGGAGCGCTGGACGAAGGCCATGGCCATCATCGGCATCACCATTGGCATAAGTTTCAGTGTTTCGTTGGTGCTTTCCGCGCCGTTGGCGCATTGGATTGGCGTGCAGGGGATTTTCTGGGTGACAGCGGCGCTCTCCATTCTTGCCATCGGTGTTTTGTATAAGGTAATACCGGAAGTCCCGGCACGCTTTCACCGCGACGCTGAGATGAATCCGGCAGTCCTTGGAACCGTGTTGCGGGATCCGAATTTATTGCGTCTGAATTACGGCATCTTTGCCCTGCACACCGGGCTGACCGCTATTTTTGTGGTCTTGCCCCTGGTTCTGGTGGATTCCCATCATCCACTCTTATCTCAGGCCGACCAGTGGATGCTGTATTTACCGGTGATGTTGCTTTCCTTCGTGGCTATGGTGCCTTTCATCATCGTGGGCGAGGCCAAACGCAAGCTCAAGGAAGTATTTGTCCTGGCCGTTGCCATTCTCGTGGCTTCCGTAGTCTGGATGGCGCTCTCCGGCCATAATATTTGGTCTATCGCCATCGCCCTTTTTCTGTTCTTTGTGGGTTTCAATATCCTCGAAGCGAGTTTGCCTTCCCTAGTCGCCAAGTTTTCACACCCCGGAGCCAAGGGGACCGCGACGGGAGTCTATACGACTGCTGAATTCTTCGGGGCCTTTTGTGGCGGGCTCCTCGGAGGTTTGCTCTATTTGCCAGGTCAGCGCAACTACAGTGACGTCTTCTGGGCGGTTGCCGTTATTTACCTGATTTGGCTGGTGGTTGCCTTGACCATGCGATCTCCGCGTTATGTGGCGACGCGGATATTTCCATTACCCGATGGTGATAGGGATATTGACGGCCTGACACAGCGACTCCTGCAGTTGCCGGGTGTGGCGGAGGTGGCCGTATTCCCGGATGAAGGGGCGGTATATTGCAAGGTGGAAAGCAAAGTCTATGACGAGGAGCGTTTGCGCGCGATCATCACAGCTACGACTTGAACAGGCTGTAACAACGGGTGGCGTGGATTGACGCCACCCTGTACCTGTTATGGTCAAAGATGGGGGGTGATCATGGAATCAGAGGCAAAAACGGTAGAACCAAAAGACCATGTGAGCGGTGATAATCTGGAAAAACTCTCTCACCGGATGACGAGAGTCACTGAAGAGGCTGAGCTGACATTGGCCGAAACAACAAAGGCTGTGGTTTCCTTGACCGCTGTGATGGAACTCATTCGCTCTCAGGCGGCAAATGTGGAAAAAATGGCCGAAGAAGTCAGTGAATTGGCAGGCATGGCACAAAAACGGGCAGAATCGGCCAGAACATTTAGCATGCTCGCCACGATTTCGAGTACGATCTGCACCGGTCTTGCTGTGATCTTGCTGGTCCTGCTGATCCAGGTTAAAGGCTAGGTAAATGCCAAAAGCGGCAATAAATCCGCCCAAACCACCTGCGGCAACAGATTGAAACGCTGGATAAATAGGGGCCTCGTTATGAGTGATATGGAAAGGGAGCAGTCATCATGAGCGTCAAAGAATCGTCAATTCCGCAGCAGTCTATTGCATTAGAGGTAGATGTTATAGCGCAGAGGCTACCTCCTTTGGCGAAATCAATGATGAAGCATGTGGCAAATGCCAGCCACCCTATGGCGGAAGCCGCCCTGATTATGAATGACATAAAATCTC
This sequence is a window from Acidithiobacillus ferridurans. Protein-coding genes within it:
- a CDS encoding transposase; the protein is MGERTKRPQKPIPEAIQSMIVDTMGGRVQVSWDKESAATPFGQLVFFAEFQKVSGLFDAWVEECPLIYNSPNAPKKRDVLGTWDLSILAGHRRYAHVTGLRSDGVSPQILGMSKIVSEDALRRALGKIPEGEGTEWMRKHLFKSAKAACDTPWILDIDTTIKTLFGHQQGAEVGYNPHKPGRPSHAYHAYWVGNLRLLLDVEVTAGNTTASNHAQPGLNRVLDTLSAEQRPYLVRGDCGFGNDAVIREMEARQQSYLFKLRQSPRVKRLLQREFTRRDWADAGQGWEGREDTIQLAGWQQSRRVVILRRLLKDHLIATQEHQGQLEFAFVDRRQTKVYEYAVLVTDIQEGILSIAQLYRDRADAENGFDELKNQWGWGGYTTRDLARCRLSARAVGLVYNWWSWYSRLAFPGSRREAITSRPLLLSAIGRSTKHAGQIHLFLTPMHAAQKKVERGIENIRRGLRIVRETAEQFLEHQPWDLLVSYIVAQITRSPWSPPGTFPALAGP
- a CDS encoding MFS transporter translates to MAAVQNVLERRERRSIFALAGIFGLRLLGLFLVLPVFSVYAHGLHGAMEHPALIGIALGAYGLTQAMFQIPFGKLSDKWGRKPVIAAGLVIFAIGSVIAAQATSIEWLLVGRIVQGAGAVAAAIIALTADLVREERWTKAMAIIGITIGISFSVSLVLSAPLAHWIGVQGIFWVTAALSILAIGVLYKVIPEVPARFHRDAEMNPAVLGTVLRDPNLLRLNYGIFALHTGLTAIFVVLPLVLVDSHHPLLSQADQWMLYLPVMLLSFVAMVPFIIVGEAKRKLKEVFVLAVAILVASVVWMALSGHNIWSIAIALFLFFVGFNILEASLPSLVAKFSHPGAKGTATGVYTTAEFFGAFCGGLLGGLLYLPGQRNYSDVFWAVAVIYLIWLVVALTMRSPRYVATRIFPLPDGDRDIDGLTQRLLQLPGVAEVAVFPDEGAVYCKVESKVYDEERLRAIITATT
- a CDS encoding cytochrome b/b6 domain-containing protein, encoding MLFPWNANGLSMIKADMTTLFKGRLPQAGRTVGLPGFWHGIGILTMTALAITGVLIFLVIPGGRGASSSPAGAAAFTTLSGIHRYISYMAWVYWIGHVSAAILHQVKGDPVFRAIFIGTIKAANDRR